The Candidatus Nitrosocosmicus franklandus genome contains a region encoding:
- a CDS encoding HAD-IB family phosphatase, with protein sequence MTNRPKLVVFDMDGTLINGRLIEVISKKYGIFDKVIAIQSDKTLQGYRKTELIASLLKGVRASEIVEAIDSIPFMNNADKIVSWFKRNGYVTGIITDSYTIAANVIASKLDTDFFAANELILKDGIVTGEVKMPLGWEKINCSCKISICKRYHLNHYSNKYGVSNEDTIAIGDTRGDICMIKQAGLGIAFMPKDPDIIKQSRNIISNPDLNEILNYM encoded by the coding sequence ATGACTAATAGACCGAAACTTGTCGTTTTTGATATGGATGGAACTTTAATTAACGGTAGGCTAATTGAAGTGATTTCAAAAAAATATGGTATATTCGACAAAGTTATTGCCATTCAATCTGATAAAACCCTTCAGGGGTACAGAAAAACAGAATTGATAGCATCCCTGTTGAAAGGTGTTAGAGCAAGTGAAATTGTTGAAGCTATCGATTCAATTCCATTTATGAATAACGCCGACAAGATAGTTTCTTGGTTTAAGAGGAATGGATACGTAACTGGAATAATTACTGATAGCTATACAATAGCCGCCAATGTTATTGCTAGTAAACTCGATACTGATTTCTTTGCTGCAAATGAGTTAATCTTAAAGGATGGAATCGTGACTGGCGAAGTAAAAATGCCTTTGGGTTGGGAAAAAATAAATTGTTCATGTAAAATTTCGATTTGTAAGCGATATCATCTTAATCATTATTCAAACAAATATGGTGTAAGTAACGAAGATACTATTGCTATAGGTGATACTAGAGGCGACATTTGCATGATAAAACAGGCAGGATTAGGTATTGCATTCATGCCCAAGGATCCGGACATAATTAAACAGAGCAGAAATATAATTTCTAATCCCGATCTTAATGAAATTTTGAACTATATGTAG
- the mpgS gene encoding mannosyl-3-phosphoglycerate synthase, translating into MKLDFPPRFSERIGAISLHAVQKIYELDSGKSPEFHGGHRTIRAFDHDELASIFKDLAIVIPVKNERLRLIEGVLSGIPNECMVVIVSNSQISPVNRFSMEVEMIKQYSQFADKKIILIHQRDPDLAKIFQEVNYTSILDPKKQVRDGKAEGMIIGILMAKMHNKKYVGFIDSDNYFPGAVNEYCKIYAVGFGMASTPYSNIRISWLYKPKIRNNILKFPKWGRTSEVTNKYLNALLSYITGFETDIIKTGNSGEHALSMSLAGNLNYSSGYSIEPYEFINILEKFGGLLPADSPDIVEKGVEIFQIETRNPHFHEEKGKDHLTEMLQASLLAICNSKVCNVELAKEIREHLSRLDVLYRKEKGGSKIETKKYVIMDPIKTIPIEKFAELVKKNAKTFNKI; encoded by the coding sequence ATGAAGCTTGATTTTCCCCCGAGATTTTCTGAGAGGATAGGGGCTATTAGTCTGCATGCTGTACAGAAAATTTATGAGCTAGATTCTGGTAAATCCCCAGAATTCCACGGGGGGCATAGAACCATAAGAGCCTTTGATCATGACGAGCTGGCAAGTATTTTCAAAGATTTGGCAATAGTGATACCTGTAAAAAATGAAAGGTTACGTCTGATAGAAGGGGTTCTCAGCGGGATTCCTAATGAGTGTATGGTAGTCATAGTTTCCAATAGTCAAATTTCTCCGGTAAATAGATTCTCCATGGAAGTAGAAATGATCAAGCAATATTCTCAGTTTGCGGATAAGAAAATTATTTTGATTCACCAGAGAGACCCAGATCTAGCCAAGATATTTCAGGAGGTAAATTACACATCAATCCTCGATCCAAAGAAACAAGTTCGAGATGGAAAAGCGGAAGGAATGATTATAGGAATTTTGATGGCAAAAATGCACAATAAAAAATATGTAGGATTTATCGATAGTGATAATTACTTCCCCGGTGCTGTAAACGAATATTGCAAAATTTACGCCGTAGGTTTTGGAATGGCATCTACCCCTTATAGCAATATAAGGATATCATGGCTGTACAAACCAAAGATCAGGAATAATATATTGAAATTCCCAAAATGGGGTAGAACTAGCGAGGTGACCAACAAATACCTAAATGCACTTCTATCTTATATCACAGGGTTTGAAACCGATATAATAAAAACAGGCAATTCGGGGGAACATGCTCTATCAATGTCCCTGGCTGGAAATTTGAATTACTCAAGTGGTTACTCCATTGAGCCTTATGAATTCATCAACATTTTGGAGAAATTTGGGGGCCTTTTGCCCGCGGATTCACCAGACATAGTTGAAAAGGGAGTTGAGATCTTTCAGATAGAAACAAGAAATCCACATTTTCATGAAGAAAAGGGAAAAGATCATCTAACAGAGATGTTACAGGCCTCACTTTTGGCAATCTGCAATAGTAAAGTGTGTAATGTGGAGTTAGCAAAGGAAATAAGAGAACATTTGTCTAGACTAGATGTCCTCTATCGGAAGGAAAAGGGAGGCAGCAAAATTGAAACAAAAAAGTATGTAATTATGGATCCGATAAAGACAATACCTATTGAAAAATTCGCTGAACTTGTCAAGAAAAATGCTAAAACTTTCAACAAAATTTGA
- a CDS encoding cache domain-containing protein encodes MNLQRLFANSFENNTALNDTHSSYAFTLDLFAELVEDRIRGIIDILEFTSKDKTFSTISYLSNITDAYHGIASNLETDKRQVLDYILKINPDIASIYFVLPNGDIYLGEPYRHQEQLPRLNFADREWYVGVTTLNETYVSSIFLSASINAPAFAIAVPVSTNSDVESPTLNSGEVPFGYLVGIVNLKLVHDLVSNVTSNNIGDFFVIDKNGTQLFNSSDTGITDNLKKFHYIEGISYNTTQLVNANHTVISELNNTLLLSKPIAFKNGHLIAILVTENK; translated from the coding sequence TTGAATCTGCAGAGATTGTTTGCCAACAGTTTTGAAAACAATACTGCCTTGAATGATACACATTCTAGTTATGCCTTCACTTTAGATCTTTTTGCAGAATTAGTTGAAGATCGAATTAGAGGGATTATAGATATTTTGGAATTCACAAGCAAGGACAAGACCTTTTCAACCATATCTTACTTGTCCAATATCACTGATGCATATCACGGGATTGCAAGTAATTTAGAGACTGATAAGAGGCAGGTATTAGATTATATCTTAAAAATAAATCCTGATATAGCTAGCATTTATTTTGTACTTCCTAATGGTGACATATACTTGGGTGAACCATATAGACACCAAGAGCAATTGCCGAGGTTAAACTTTGCTGACAGAGAATGGTATGTTGGGGTTACCACATTAAATGAAACTTATGTTAGCTCTATCTTCTTATCTGCATCGATAAATGCTCCGGCTTTTGCAATTGCGGTGCCAGTCTCAACCAATAGCGACGTTGAATCTCCAACTTTAAATAGCGGAGAAGTACCCTTTGGCTATTTGGTAGGGATAGTTAATCTGAAACTGGTCCACGACCTAGTTAGTAATGTCACCTCAAATAATATCGGCGACTTTTTTGTAATAGATAAAAATGGTACCCAACTATTCAATTCTAGCGACACTGGCATTACTGATAACCTCAAAAAATTTCATTACATTGAAGGCATCAGTTACAATACAACCCAATTAGTTAATGCTAATCATACAGTAATTTCGGAATTAAATAATACATTGCTTTTATCAAAGCCCATCGCGTTCAAGAACGGACATTTAATAGCAATTTTAGTGACAGAAAATAAATAG
- a CDS encoding tetratricopeptide repeat protein — protein sequence MVEDINTYMIKDFQAKNYWYARGIEYYNKKEYEIAIRCFSRSLECDKGSEFDTWYMKGNSFYQLRKYDEAIKCFSKSVSEIQSNM from the coding sequence ATGGTTGAAGATATTAATACTTATATGATCAAGGACTTTCAGGCTAAAAATTACTGGTATGCAAGAGGTATCGAATACTACAATAAGAAGGAGTACGAAATTGCAATTAGATGTTTCAGTAGGTCACTTGAATGCGACAAGGGCAGTGAATTTGATACGTGGTATATGAAGGGCAACTCATTTTATCAACTTAGAAAATATGATGAGGCAATCAAGTGTTTTAGCAAATCTGTATCTGAAATCCAATCAAATATGTAA
- a CDS encoding VOC family protein: MIQTKGLPQGYHSVNPYIIINKAQEFVLFLESVFGAERVKEVNENGVYYAEAKIGDSILMIEENISVITQKGTFLWIYVEDVSLIYEQAIAKGCISLEPPTLKYGVDIVAKVRDPFDLCWFVSSYNPS, from the coding sequence ATGATCCAAACAAAAGGACTACCTCAGGGTTACCACTCAGTAAACCCTTATATCATCATAAACAAAGCTCAGGAATTCGTTTTGTTCCTAGAATCTGTATTTGGTGCTGAAAGGGTCAAAGAGGTAAACGAAAATGGTGTTTACTACGCTGAAGCGAAGATAGGCGATTCAATTCTCATGATAGAAGAAAATATTTCAGTCATCACTCAAAAAGGAACTTTTTTGTGGATTTATGTAGAGGACGTGAGTTTGATTTATGAACAGGCGATAGCCAAGGGATGTATCTCTTTAGAACCTCCTACCTTAAAATATGGTGTGGATATTGTCGCAAAGGTCAGAGATCCATTTGATCTTTGTTGGTTTGTGTCGTCTTATAATCCAAGTTGA
- a CDS encoding DDE-type integrase/transposase/recombinase — translation MNTRNRTPSKYVYYGLHLYFSGLSLRKTSERLSYCIKRNHVTIWNWIQKYQPKIIKTKQRRICEFIVDETLLKVGSEYTWLWVAIDAKSKEILSLSISKERNMFVAERFLSNIVRDYGKHPVSTDGGTWYPMACQFLKLEHHLHSSYEKNLIERTMQYIKDRTESFDDYFPCRLKNCKLKHVKNWLNLFVDYHNKELKPVN, via the coding sequence ATGAATACTAGAAACAGAACACCTTCAAAATATGTGTATTATGGCTTACATTTGTACTTTTCAGGTCTTTCTCTTAGGAAAACATCTGAAAGATTATCATACTGTATCAAACGAAATCATGTCACTATCTGGAACTGGATTCAAAAGTACCAACCTAAGATTATCAAGACAAAACAAAGAAGGATATGTGAATTCATTGTAGATGAAACATTGCTTAAGGTTGGTTCAGAATACACGTGGTTATGGGTTGCAATAGATGCGAAAAGTAAGGAAATTCTCTCACTATCCATTTCTAAGGAGAGAAACATGTTTGTTGCGGAACGGTTTCTGTCAAACATAGTCAGAGACTATGGAAAGCATCCAGTTTCAACAGATGGTGGTACTTGGTATCCCATGGCTTGTCAATTCCTTAAATTAGAACACCATCTCCATTCCTCCTATGAAAAAAACTTGATTGAAAGAACAATGCAGTATATCAAGGACAGAACTGAAAGTTTCGATGATTACTTTCCCTGCAGGCTAAAGAACTGCAAACTAAAACACGTAAAAAACTGGTTGAACCTGTTTGTCGACTATCACAACAAGGAATTAAAACCTGTTAACTGA
- a CDS encoding EamA family transporter codes for MDINNQTKIWLVLVSLWVINGSSFLAIKVAIDTIPPLLSAGLRFSFAGAILFTLYFIEHYRKKSLSKGKINTKANHILVQDLSPNETKVEREPITLKQWKDSIILGVTLFLGGQGLLTWGAQFLSSGMTGLLNSTIPLWVAILGCAMYRWFKKGNLGQSLSRTTTIGLGCGFGGLLLLVGPSIGSGEMDPVGVVALTISSVFWAIGSIYSTKAQLPVSILASSGMIMITGGIMLTGTSFLFGEYKSFDLQLISIQSLIAQVYLVVIITVVGFTDFYYLLRVTSASLANTFAYVSPVIAVLLGWAILKEHVTMMTIIAMIVILFGVALMVTKRKKKLSKKPQAFRTEIGQKVDKGNSGKV; via the coding sequence ATGGATATTAACAATCAAACTAAGATATGGCTGGTGCTCGTCTCATTATGGGTAATTAATGGGTCTAGTTTTTTAGCAATTAAGGTAGCCATTGACACAATTCCTCCATTATTAAGTGCCGGACTTAGGTTTAGCTTTGCAGGAGCCATATTATTTACATTATATTTTATTGAACATTATAGAAAGAAATCTCTTTCCAAAGGAAAGATCAATACTAAAGCTAATCATATTTTGGTACAAGATTTATCTCCAAACGAAACGAAGGTGGAGAGAGAACCAATAACCTTGAAACAATGGAAAGATAGCATAATCTTGGGGGTAACATTGTTCCTTGGCGGCCAAGGCTTGTTAACCTGGGGGGCCCAATTTCTTTCCTCAGGAATGACAGGACTATTGAATTCAACGATACCACTTTGGGTTGCTATTTTGGGCTGCGCTATGTATAGATGGTTCAAGAAAGGAAACTTAGGACAAAGTCTTTCTAGAACTACGACAATTGGCTTGGGTTGTGGATTTGGAGGTTTATTACTCCTTGTAGGTCCTTCAATTGGTTCTGGAGAAATGGATCCTGTAGGCGTAGTCGCTTTGACGATCAGCTCTGTGTTCTGGGCAATTGGTTCAATATACTCTACCAAGGCTCAGCTTCCAGTAAGTATCTTAGCTTCCTCTGGAATGATAATGATTACAGGAGGTATAATGTTAACAGGAACAAGCTTCCTATTCGGAGAGTACAAAAGTTTTGATTTACAGCTAATATCTATACAATCCCTTATTGCCCAGGTATATCTAGTGGTGATAATTACGGTAGTTGGGTTTACTGATTTTTACTACCTGCTTAGAGTGACTTCGGCATCATTGGCCAATACTTTTGCATATGTTAGTCCTGTTATCGCAGTTTTACTAGGATGGGCGATCCTGAAAGAACATGTGACTATGATGACAATAATTGCCATGATCGTGATCCTCTTTGGAGTTGCGCTTATGGTAACAAAGAGAAAAAAGAAGCTCAGTAAAAAACCTCAGGCCTTTAGAACTGAAATAGGACAAAAAGTTGACAAGGGAAATTCTGGTAAAGTTTAA
- a CDS encoding DUF2299 family protein, producing MTNSNKAHVYGTLLQWLRDYDYTVKEDESKKDALKYYTKVFPPNEKVKFFEIVSDESYKDGFLLRMSVAFTPQDRNDFERLKQEAQNDLFIRIHKILSPIRLLCKIENSVISVEKFLFIDVNSVMCKQYFWDSVIEMSNAMYLIELTFFEFIDDLFPKKDR from the coding sequence ATGACCAATAGTAACAAGGCGCATGTTTATGGTACTTTACTCCAGTGGTTAAGGGATTATGATTATACTGTTAAAGAAGATGAAAGTAAGAAAGATGCACTTAAATATTATACAAAGGTCTTTCCGCCTAATGAAAAAGTAAAATTTTTTGAAATTGTGTCCGATGAAAGTTATAAGGACGGGTTTCTGCTCAGAATGAGTGTTGCATTTACTCCGCAGGACAGAAATGACTTTGAACGTTTGAAGCAAGAGGCTCAAAACGACTTATTTATTCGTATACATAAGATTCTCTCCCCTATCAGATTACTTTGTAAGATTGAAAATTCAGTAATAAGTGTGGAAAAATTTTTGTTTATTGATGTGAATTCCGTAATGTGTAAACAGTATTTTTGGGATAGTGTTATTGAAATGTCCAATGCCATGTACCTTATAGAATTGACCTTTTTTGAATTTATTGATGACTTGTTCCCAAAGAAGGATCGATAG
- a CDS encoding cupredoxin domain-containing protein, whose translation MGPDSSKNVVYNPTEMTINRGDKLIWVNKDFGIHTVTENQGLFGSKALRPDQTFEFTFENAGTYDYHCKLHPEMVGKIIVN comes from the coding sequence ATCGGACCCGATTCCTCTAAAAATGTAGTTTATAATCCTACAGAAATGACGATTAATAGAGGTGACAAATTGATTTGGGTGAACAAGGATTTTGGAATTCACACTGTGACTGAGAATCAAGGATTGTTTGGTTCAAAAGCTTTGCGTCCTGATCAGACATTCGAATTTACATTTGAGAATGCAGGAACATATGATTATCATTGTAAGCTTCATCCTGAAATGGTTGGAAAAATAATCGTAAATTGA
- a CDS encoding class I SAM-dependent methyltransferase, whose amino-acid sequence MPVKELIVELGSGNGQMLFDLASKNKKQNLYFIGIEQDSSLCEQACHLLSSENNNITFVNANFEEIISTYKNETIGMFISILPHPNYIGREKIDNWVPFYKTALNKLKKYGEFLLVTECTNELLSAVTPREYEKWKAWITLTFKSIGFHIKLLVDKPPSSLSSYYLTQFMSDTNRIKILTMLMEKS is encoded by the coding sequence GTGCCTGTTAAGGAATTGATAGTTGAGTTAGGATCGGGGAATGGACAAATGCTGTTCGATTTAGCTAGCAAGAACAAGAAACAGAACCTGTACTTCATCGGAATCGAACAGGATTCATCACTATGCGAACAAGCTTGCCATTTGTTATCGTCTGAGAATAATAACATCACTTTTGTTAATGCTAATTTTGAAGAAATAATCAGTACCTATAAAAATGAAACTATAGGAATGTTCATATCAATTCTTCCTCATCCAAATTACATAGGACGAGAAAAAATCGACAACTGGGTGCCTTTTTATAAAACAGCCTTGAATAAATTGAAAAAGTATGGTGAATTCTTACTAGTAACGGAGTGTACAAATGAACTGTTGTCTGCAGTTACTCCTAGAGAATATGAAAAATGGAAGGCATGGATTACTTTAACCTTCAAAAGCATAGGGTTTCATATTAAATTACTAGTAGACAAACCTCCGTCATCACTTTCGTCATATTACCTTACTCAATTCATGAGCGACACGAATCGAATAAAAATTTTAACGATGCTAATGGAAAAATCATAG
- a CDS encoding SDR family oxidoreductase has product MYHNFKDQIILVTGGTGALGMEVSELFVKSSPRAVVITYINDSDRLNTEERLDALFSDHENENNKTEIEFARTDILKENEVQNLVDKIIDKYGRIHVLANIVGGYFGGETVDETTEQEWEKMMNINLKSAFLITKYILKPMKMYRFGKILHVSSASGESAIGMDSAYSSSKAGLIRLVQSVKEEVKDFEININCILPTIIDTSSNRRAMPTADFQKWLKPQDLARLIVFLCSEDSKVINGTAIKTSGYA; this is encoded by the coding sequence ATGTATCATAATTTCAAAGATCAAATAATCCTTGTTACAGGGGGAACAGGAGCATTAGGCATGGAGGTATCCGAGCTTTTTGTAAAATCCTCTCCTAGAGCAGTTGTAATCACCTATATAAATGATTCAGACAGACTCAACACAGAAGAGAGGCTTGACGCCTTATTCAGTGATCACGAAAATGAAAATAATAAGACAGAAATAGAATTTGCTCGTACTGATATTTTAAAGGAAAACGAGGTTCAAAATCTCGTAGATAAGATAATCGACAAATATGGACGGATCCACGTATTAGCAAATATTGTTGGAGGATATTTCGGGGGGGAGACAGTAGATGAAACTACAGAACAAGAATGGGAGAAAATGATGAATATAAATTTGAAATCCGCCTTTCTAATCACTAAATACATTCTTAAGCCAATGAAGATGTATAGATTCGGAAAAATTCTTCACGTATCTTCTGCTTCTGGTGAAAGTGCGATTGGAATGGATTCTGCGTATTCTTCATCAAAAGCAGGGTTAATTAGATTAGTTCAATCTGTTAAAGAAGAGGTAAAGGACTTTGAAATAAATATCAATTGTATCCTTCCAACCATAATCGACACCAGTTCCAATCGGCGTGCTATGCCTACTGCTGATTTTCAAAAATGGCTAAAGCCACAAGATTTGGCCAGATTGATAGTTTTTCTATGTTCGGAAGATTCAAAGGTAATAAATGGTACTGCCATAAAGACCTCCGGATATGCATAA
- a CDS encoding zf-TFIIB domain-containing protein translates to MSLRCPNCSTEMMLSNKNGVEIDHCPRCKGVWLDRGELEKITSMQNKYNDDHYRKYHYGRDYDDDDDYYYRRKHKKKSFFGDLFDFD, encoded by the coding sequence ATGAGCTTAAGATGTCCTAATTGTTCGACCGAAATGATGCTAAGTAATAAAAACGGAGTTGAAATAGATCATTGTCCCAGATGCAAAGGGGTTTGGCTAGATAGAGGAGAATTGGAAAAAATCACCAGCATGCAAAATAAATACAACGATGATCACTACCGTAAATACCATTATGGAAGAGACTATGATGACGACGATGACTACTACTACAGACGAAAGCACAAAAAGAAGAGTTTTTTTGGCGACCTGTTTGACTTTGACTAA
- a CDS encoding Coq4 family protein yields MGYMDLMSKVENIELLGGMIKHLVTNRGKLDTVFDLEDGFRDTIWMKNCIERLKEDPESAKMFEERYMGPEYNLDELLKLPKESLGYNYAFLMKTMGFEPHFYRARDRPSLENDSDYVTMRVRKTHDLYHTISGFNMAIGEIGVIALNVTQYSYPAFMLIDLVAVGAACFPGLANIPQSEKIQSSTVFETLAKGIKMAREAKPLFPVKFEEMVEMPIDEVRKKLNIVPLKDGPSWYQYPKIKEAGIH; encoded by the coding sequence ATGGGCTATATGGATTTAATGAGCAAGGTAGAGAATATTGAGCTCCTAGGTGGAATGATAAAACATTTGGTAACAAATCGTGGCAAATTAGATACTGTATTCGATCTTGAAGACGGGTTTAGAGACACGATATGGATGAAAAATTGTATAGAACGTCTCAAAGAAGATCCAGAATCTGCAAAAATGTTTGAGGAAAGATACATGGGACCAGAATATAATTTAGATGAATTGTTAAAGCTTCCAAAGGAATCGTTGGGTTACAATTATGCGTTTTTAATGAAAACAATGGGATTCGAACCGCACTTTTATCGAGCAAGAGATAGACCTTCATTAGAAAATGATTCTGACTATGTGACGATGAGAGTAAGAAAAACACATGATCTTTATCATACAATCAGTGGTTTTAATATGGCCATAGGTGAAATTGGAGTTATAGCACTAAATGTCACCCAGTATTCCTACCCCGCATTTATGCTTATTGATCTTGTAGCTGTTGGCGCAGCTTGTTTTCCGGGCCTCGCCAATATTCCTCAATCCGAGAAAATACAGTCTTCGACGGTTTTTGAAACCTTGGCAAAGGGAATAAAAATGGCCCGAGAAGCGAAACCGTTATTCCCAGTGAAATTTGAGGAGATGGTTGAAATGCCGATTGACGAAGTCAGGAAAAAACTTAACATTGTGCCACTAAAGGATGGTCCAAGCTGGTATCAATATCCTAAAATAAAAGAAGCAGGAATTCACTGA
- a CDS encoding hemerythrin domain-containing protein produces MHEDNTSRNIFTSAGDLLLAGVLCSQTFMTIKLVVILNQLNYYKPFSKIRAMSPTDSLRKDHVLIEKMINALRTMSTLLRNGNSIPPTILEQTIEFSTNFTNTCHHGKEEESLFPSLEKNGMPKEGGPIARMLYEHEITKTLTDNLRKSAELYISTHKSEELLSDIDKYINHVTLHLAKENQRLFVMADMLLAGQDETVTNDLENIEQVKLNSSKKTRKYYEDLVERITLQENSL; encoded by the coding sequence ATGCATGAGGATAATACATCCAGAAACATCTTTACTTCAGCTGGAGATCTGCTGTTGGCAGGCGTTCTTTGCAGTCAAACTTTTATGACCATTAAGTTAGTGGTTATCCTTAACCAGCTAAATTATTATAAACCATTTTCGAAGATTAGAGCAATGAGCCCTACAGACTCCTTGAGAAAAGATCATGTGCTTATTGAGAAAATGATAAATGCACTTAGAACTATGTCAACGCTATTACGTAACGGGAATTCAATTCCACCGACTATACTAGAACAAACCATTGAGTTTTCAACTAATTTTACTAATACATGTCATCATGGGAAGGAAGAGGAATCATTATTTCCTTCTTTAGAGAAGAATGGGATGCCTAAGGAAGGAGGTCCAATAGCCCGTATGTTGTATGAACATGAGATAACAAAGACTCTCACCGATAATCTTAGAAAATCCGCAGAACTATACATTTCTACGCATAAGAGCGAAGAATTACTAAGTGATATTGACAAATACATAAATCATGTGACGCTTCATCTTGCTAAAGAAAACCAGAGATTATTTGTCATGGCGGACATGTTGTTAGCCGGTCAGGATGAGACAGTCACGAATGACTTGGAAAACATCGAACAGGTTAAGTTAAATTCATCTAAGAAGACACGTAAGTACTATGAGGATCTGGTAGAGAGAATTACCTTACAGGAAAATTCTTTGTAA